A genomic region of Melanotaenia boesemani isolate fMelBoe1 chromosome 21, fMelBoe1.pri, whole genome shotgun sequence contains the following coding sequences:
- the rnf40 gene encoding E3 ubiquitin-protein ligase BRE1B isoform X1: protein MSGAGGGKRPSGGDSPPGPPEKKSKKEEKTTTTLIEPIRIAGVSSTEEMDMKVLQFKNKKLCERLEQRQAMEDELREKIEKLEKRQATDDTTLLIVNRYWSQLEESVHVLRKHIEPEAPITSAPAPPSAPLPDIAPVVDDGVSLALPASAVPPPPLPEAQSEAEQTEQQQHEDHQEEQQEEAQQQPPPPPGGSEELMTPTEPTKDPKTDGSPPPPPLSENVKGFLATLEQSSEEELSLHLQDRMQFSKEAIAHLVRVFDKLHRRIDDMCRIVQTAACEDGGQSDINQNHILLDENIRLRDLAMHLQGRHHKMSMEYNELVDKVTSAETKVSEMETTVEDLQWDIEKLRNREQKLNKHLAEAMEQLKSGYSSTGSSGGLAGGQITLNIQKFESLNAELEHNQELANSRMAELEKLQVELQEAVRESEKLKMDLRNIPEEVVKETLEYKCLQSQFSLLYNESLGVKTQLDEARALLLTAKNAHLRQIEHMESDELSLQKKLRTEVIQLEDTLAQVRKEYEMLRIEFEQNLAANEQAGPINREMRHLISSLQNHNLQLKGDVQRYKRKLRETQMEINKLRCQSGDTGVLILEETTSDSIDVKKEEDEDQEEEEERRKELERQRAREREREREAERERERERERERQRSDELKRKDSDTLKMLRVELKKAQESQKEMKLLLDMYKSAPKEQRDKVQLMAAERKSKAEVEDLRIRVRELEERERKESKKLADEDALRKIRVAEETIEHLQKKLAATKQEEEALLSEMDVTGQAFEDMQEQNSRLLQQLREKDDANFKLMSERIKSNQIYKLLKEEKEELADQVLTFKTQVRCKNHILEMEHLLCVKMPTGYCCLFQVDAQLLVVQKLEEKEGVLQSTLAALEKELAVRTQALELNKRKAVEAAQLAEDLKVQLEHTQAKLKEIQVSVAENRTARERESSNLKRAQEELSRLRRKLEKQKKVEVYSDADEILQEEINQYKAKLRCPCCNTRDKETVLTKCFHVFCYECLKMRYDTRQRKCPKCNCAFGANDFHRIYIT from the exons atgtcaggtGCTGGGGGAGGAAAGCGTCCCTCGGGAGGGGACAGCCCCCCTGGCCCACCTGAGAAGAAATCCAAGAAAGAGGAGAAGACCACCACCACACTTATTGAACCAATACGTATAGCCGGAGTATCGTCCACG GAGGAAATGGACATGAAGGTTCTCCagtttaagaataaaaaattgtGTGAGCGCTTGGAGCAGCGACAAGCCATGGAGGATGAGTTACGAGAGAAAATTGAAAAGCTTGAGAAGAGACAAGCCACTGATGACACCACACTTCTGATTGTCAATCGCTATTGGTCACAG TTGGAAGAGAGTGTGCATGTTCTGCGCAAACATATTGAGCCAGAAGCACCAATAACATCAGCCCCTGCCCCACCCTCGGCACCGCTCCCGGACATCGCACCAGTGGTGGATGATGGTGTCAGTCTGGCTTTACCAGCCTCTGCTGTGCCTCCACCTCCTCTGCCAGAGGCTCAGAGTGAGGCTGAGCAgacagaacagcagcagcacgAGGATCACCAGGAAGAGCAACAGGAAGAGGCACAGCAAcagccacctcctcctcctggtggATCAGAGGAGTTAATGACACCTACAGAACCAACAAAAGATCCAAAAACTG ATGGATcaccgcctcctcctcctctaagTGAAAATGTCAAGGGTTTCTTGGCCACACTGGAGCAAAGTAGCGAGGAGGAGCTATCCTTGCACCTCCAGGACCGCATGCAGTTTAGCAAAGAAGCCATTGCCCACTTGGTCCGTGTCTTTGACAAGCTGCACAGGCGTATTGACGACATGTGTAGAATTGTTCAGACTGCAG CATGTGAGGATGGTGGTCAGTCTGATATCAATCAGAACCACATCCTTCTGGACGAGAACATACGACTGCGAGACCTCGCCATGCACTTGCAGGGACGACACCACAAAATGTCCATGGAG tACAACGAGTTGGTGGACAAGGTGACCAGTGCAGAGACAAAGGTGTCTGAGATGGAGACAACGGTGGAGGACCTTCAGTGGGACATAGAGAAACTCCGCAATAGGGAACAGAAGCTCAACAAACATCTAGCAGAGGCCATGGAGCAG CTAAAATCTGGATACAGCAGCACTGGAAGCTCAGGTGGGCTAGCTGGAGGCCAGATAACACTGAACATCCAGAAG TTCGAAAGTCTCAATGCAGAATTGGAGCACAACCAGGAGTTGGCCAATAGTCGCATGGCAGAGCTGGAAAAACTGCAGGTGGAGCTTCAGGAGGCTGTGAGGGAAAGTGAGAAGCTTAAG ATGGACTTGCGCAATATTCCAGAAGAGGTTGTGAAGGAAACCTTAGAGTACAAATGTCTGCAGTCACAATTCTCCCTGCTGTACAACGAATCTCTTGGAGTAAAAACTCAGCTGGATGAGGCTCGAGCTCTGCTGCTCACTGCAAAAAACGCCCATCTCCGCCAGATTGAGCACATGGAG AGTGATGAGCTATCCCTTCAGAAGAAGCTACGAACTGAGGTCATTCAGCTGGAGGATACTTTGGCCCAGGTGCGCAAAGAGTATGAGATGCTGCGTATCGAGTTTGAGCAAAACCTGGCAGCTAACGAACAAGCAG GACCAATCAACAGGGAGATGCGACACTTAATCAGCAGCCTTCAAAACCACAACCTTCAGCTGAAAGGTGATGTTCAACGCTACAAGAGGAAGTTGCGGGAAACCCAGATGGAGATCAATAAG CTACGTTGTCAGAGTGGAGACACTGGAGTTTTGATTCTAGAAGAGACGACGAGTGACAGCATCGATGTgaagaaagaggaggatgaagaccaggaggaagaagaggagaggaggaaggaacTGGAGAGACAGCGGGCACGGGAGAGGGAAAGGGAGAGGGAGGccgagagagagcgagagagggAGCGCGAGAGGGAGAGGCAGCGCAGCGATGAGCTGAAGAGGAAGGACTCTGATACGTTAAAGATGCTCAGAGTAGAACTCAA AAAAGCCCAGGAGTCCCAGAAAGAGATGAAGCTCCTGCTGGATATGTATAAATCGGCTCCAAAGGAGCAAAGAGATAAAGTGCAACTTATGGCTGCTGAACGCAAATCTAAAGCAgag GTGGAAGACTTAAGGATTCGAGTGCGAGAGCtggaggagagggagaggaaggagagcAAGAAGCTGGCCGATGAAGATGCCCTCAGAAAGATACGTGTGGCAGAAGAGACCATTGAGCATCTACAGAAGAAACTCGCTGCCACAAAGCAG gaggaggaagccCTGCTGAGTGAGATGGACGTAACAGGACAGGCCTTTGAAGATATGCAGGAGCAAAACAGCCGGCTGTTGCAGCAGCTGCGGGAGAAGGATGATGCCAATTTCAAGCTGATGAGTGAGCGAATCAAATCTAACCAGATCTACAAGCTGTtgaaggaggaaaaggaggagctGGCTGATCAAGTTCTTACATTTAAAACCCAGGTGAGGTGTAAAAATCACATCCTGGAAATGGAGCACttgctgtgtgtgaaaatgccAACTGGTTATTGCTGCCTCTTTCAGGTGGATGCCCAGCTGCTGGTTGTCCAAAAGCTTGAAGAAAAAGAGGGAGTCCTTCAGAGCACACTGGCTGCTCTGGAGAAAGAACTGGCTGTCAGAACACAAGCACTAGAGCTCAACAAGAGGAAG GCGGTGGAGGCTGCACAGCTGGCAGAGGACCTGAAGGTGCAGCTGGAGCACACACAGGCCAAGCTGAAGGAGATCCAGGTCTCCGTGGCTGAGAACCGCACCGCCCGGGAGAGGGAGAGCAGCAATCTTAAACGAGCACAG GAGGAGCTGTCCAGGCTGAGGCGGAAGCTGGAGAAACAGAAGAAGGTGGAGGTGTATTCAGATGCAGATGAGATCCTACAGGAAGAAATCAATCAATACAAG GCCAAGCTGCGTTgcccctgctgcaacacacgaGACAAGGAGACTGTTCTCACCAAGTGTTTCCACGTTTTCTGCTACGAATGTCTGAAGATGCGTTACGACACCCGACAAAGGAAGTGCCCCAAGTGCAACTGTGCCTTTGGAGCCAACGACTTTCACCGCATCTACATCACCTAA
- the rnf40 gene encoding E3 ubiquitin-protein ligase BRE1B isoform X3 produces MSGAGGGKRPSGGDSPPGPPEKKSKKEEKTTTTLIEPIRIAGVSSTEEMDMKVLQFKNKKLCERLEQRQAMEDELREKIEKLEKRQATDDTTLLIVNRYWSQLEESVHVLRKHIEPEAPITSAPAPPSAPLPDIAPVVDDGVSLALPASAVPPPPLPEAQSEAEQTEQQQHEDHQEEQQEEAQQQPPPPPGGSEELMTPTEPTKDPKTDGSPPPPPLSENVKGFLATLEQSSEEELSLHLQDRMQFSKEAIAHLVRVFDKLHRRIDDMCRIVQTAACEDGGQSDINQNHILLDENIRLRDLAMHLQGRHHKMSMEYNELVDKVTSAETKVSEMETTVEDLQWDIEKLRNREQKLNKHLAEAMEQLKSGYSSTGSSGGLAGGQITLNIQKFESLNAELEHNQELANSRMAELEKLQVELQEAVRESEKLKMDLRNIPEEVVKETLEYKCLQSQFSLLYNESLGVKTQLDEARALLLTAKNAHLRQIEHMESDELSLQKKLRTEVIQLEDTLAQVRKEYEMLRIEFEQNLAANEQAGPINREMRHLISSLQNHNLQLKGDVQRYKRKLRETQMEINKLRCQSGDTGVLILEETTSDSIDVKKEEDEDQEEEEERRKELERQRAREREREREAERERERERERERQRSDELKRKDSDTLKMLRVELKKAQESQKEMKLLLDMYKSAPKEQRDKVQLMAAERKSKAEVEDLRIRVRELEERERKESKKLADEDALRKIRVAEETIEHLQKKLAATKQEEALLSEMDVTGQAFEDMQEQNSRLLQQLREKDDANFKLMSERIKSNQIYKLLKEEKEELADQVLTFKTQVDAQLLVVQKLEEKEGVLQSTLAALEKELAVRTQALELNKRKAVEAAQLAEDLKVQLEHTQAKLKEIQVSVAENRTARERESSNLKRAQEELSRLRRKLEKQKKVEVYSDADEILQEEINQYKAKLRCPCCNTRDKETVLTKCFHVFCYECLKMRYDTRQRKCPKCNCAFGANDFHRIYIT; encoded by the exons atgtcaggtGCTGGGGGAGGAAAGCGTCCCTCGGGAGGGGACAGCCCCCCTGGCCCACCTGAGAAGAAATCCAAGAAAGAGGAGAAGACCACCACCACACTTATTGAACCAATACGTATAGCCGGAGTATCGTCCACG GAGGAAATGGACATGAAGGTTCTCCagtttaagaataaaaaattgtGTGAGCGCTTGGAGCAGCGACAAGCCATGGAGGATGAGTTACGAGAGAAAATTGAAAAGCTTGAGAAGAGACAAGCCACTGATGACACCACACTTCTGATTGTCAATCGCTATTGGTCACAG TTGGAAGAGAGTGTGCATGTTCTGCGCAAACATATTGAGCCAGAAGCACCAATAACATCAGCCCCTGCCCCACCCTCGGCACCGCTCCCGGACATCGCACCAGTGGTGGATGATGGTGTCAGTCTGGCTTTACCAGCCTCTGCTGTGCCTCCACCTCCTCTGCCAGAGGCTCAGAGTGAGGCTGAGCAgacagaacagcagcagcacgAGGATCACCAGGAAGAGCAACAGGAAGAGGCACAGCAAcagccacctcctcctcctggtggATCAGAGGAGTTAATGACACCTACAGAACCAACAAAAGATCCAAAAACTG ATGGATcaccgcctcctcctcctctaagTGAAAATGTCAAGGGTTTCTTGGCCACACTGGAGCAAAGTAGCGAGGAGGAGCTATCCTTGCACCTCCAGGACCGCATGCAGTTTAGCAAAGAAGCCATTGCCCACTTGGTCCGTGTCTTTGACAAGCTGCACAGGCGTATTGACGACATGTGTAGAATTGTTCAGACTGCAG CATGTGAGGATGGTGGTCAGTCTGATATCAATCAGAACCACATCCTTCTGGACGAGAACATACGACTGCGAGACCTCGCCATGCACTTGCAGGGACGACACCACAAAATGTCCATGGAG tACAACGAGTTGGTGGACAAGGTGACCAGTGCAGAGACAAAGGTGTCTGAGATGGAGACAACGGTGGAGGACCTTCAGTGGGACATAGAGAAACTCCGCAATAGGGAACAGAAGCTCAACAAACATCTAGCAGAGGCCATGGAGCAG CTAAAATCTGGATACAGCAGCACTGGAAGCTCAGGTGGGCTAGCTGGAGGCCAGATAACACTGAACATCCAGAAG TTCGAAAGTCTCAATGCAGAATTGGAGCACAACCAGGAGTTGGCCAATAGTCGCATGGCAGAGCTGGAAAAACTGCAGGTGGAGCTTCAGGAGGCTGTGAGGGAAAGTGAGAAGCTTAAG ATGGACTTGCGCAATATTCCAGAAGAGGTTGTGAAGGAAACCTTAGAGTACAAATGTCTGCAGTCACAATTCTCCCTGCTGTACAACGAATCTCTTGGAGTAAAAACTCAGCTGGATGAGGCTCGAGCTCTGCTGCTCACTGCAAAAAACGCCCATCTCCGCCAGATTGAGCACATGGAG AGTGATGAGCTATCCCTTCAGAAGAAGCTACGAACTGAGGTCATTCAGCTGGAGGATACTTTGGCCCAGGTGCGCAAAGAGTATGAGATGCTGCGTATCGAGTTTGAGCAAAACCTGGCAGCTAACGAACAAGCAG GACCAATCAACAGGGAGATGCGACACTTAATCAGCAGCCTTCAAAACCACAACCTTCAGCTGAAAGGTGATGTTCAACGCTACAAGAGGAAGTTGCGGGAAACCCAGATGGAGATCAATAAG CTACGTTGTCAGAGTGGAGACACTGGAGTTTTGATTCTAGAAGAGACGACGAGTGACAGCATCGATGTgaagaaagaggaggatgaagaccaggaggaagaagaggagaggaggaaggaacTGGAGAGACAGCGGGCACGGGAGAGGGAAAGGGAGAGGGAGGccgagagagagcgagagagggAGCGCGAGAGGGAGAGGCAGCGCAGCGATGAGCTGAAGAGGAAGGACTCTGATACGTTAAAGATGCTCAGAGTAGAACTCAA AAAAGCCCAGGAGTCCCAGAAAGAGATGAAGCTCCTGCTGGATATGTATAAATCGGCTCCAAAGGAGCAAAGAGATAAAGTGCAACTTATGGCTGCTGAACGCAAATCTAAAGCAgag GTGGAAGACTTAAGGATTCGAGTGCGAGAGCtggaggagagggagaggaaggagagcAAGAAGCTGGCCGATGAAGATGCCCTCAGAAAGATACGTGTGGCAGAAGAGACCATTGAGCATCTACAGAAGAAACTCGCTGCCACAAAGCAG gaggaagccCTGCTGAGTGAGATGGACGTAACAGGACAGGCCTTTGAAGATATGCAGGAGCAAAACAGCCGGCTGTTGCAGCAGCTGCGGGAGAAGGATGATGCCAATTTCAAGCTGATGAGTGAGCGAATCAAATCTAACCAGATCTACAAGCTGTtgaaggaggaaaaggaggagctGGCTGATCAAGTTCTTACATTTAAAACCCAG GTGGATGCCCAGCTGCTGGTTGTCCAAAAGCTTGAAGAAAAAGAGGGAGTCCTTCAGAGCACACTGGCTGCTCTGGAGAAAGAACTGGCTGTCAGAACACAAGCACTAGAGCTCAACAAGAGGAAG GCGGTGGAGGCTGCACAGCTGGCAGAGGACCTGAAGGTGCAGCTGGAGCACACACAGGCCAAGCTGAAGGAGATCCAGGTCTCCGTGGCTGAGAACCGCACCGCCCGGGAGAGGGAGAGCAGCAATCTTAAACGAGCACAG GAGGAGCTGTCCAGGCTGAGGCGGAAGCTGGAGAAACAGAAGAAGGTGGAGGTGTATTCAGATGCAGATGAGATCCTACAGGAAGAAATCAATCAATACAAG GCCAAGCTGCGTTgcccctgctgcaacacacgaGACAAGGAGACTGTTCTCACCAAGTGTTTCCACGTTTTCTGCTACGAATGTCTGAAGATGCGTTACGACACCCGACAAAGGAAGTGCCCCAAGTGCAACTGTGCCTTTGGAGCCAACGACTTTCACCGCATCTACATCACCTAA
- the rnf40 gene encoding E3 ubiquitin-protein ligase BRE1B isoform X2: MSGAGGGKRPSGGDSPPGPPEKKSKKEEKTTTTLIEPIRIAGVSSTEEMDMKVLQFKNKKLCERLEQRQAMEDELREKIEKLEKRQATDDTTLLIVNRYWSQLEESVHVLRKHIEPEAPITSAPAPPSAPLPDIAPVVDDGVSLALPASAVPPPPLPEAQSEAEQTEQQQHEDHQEEQQEEAQQQPPPPPGGSEELMTPTEPTKDPKTDGSPPPPPLSENVKGFLATLEQSSEEELSLHLQDRMQFSKEAIAHLVRVFDKLHRRIDDMCRIVQTAACEDGGQSDINQNHILLDENIRLRDLAMHLQGRHHKMSMEYNELVDKVTSAETKVSEMETTVEDLQWDIEKLRNREQKLNKHLAEAMEQLKSGYSSTGSSGGLAGGQITLNIQKFESLNAELEHNQELANSRMAELEKLQVELQEAVRESEKLKMDLRNIPEEVVKETLEYKCLQSQFSLLYNESLGVKTQLDEARALLLTAKNAHLRQIEHMESDELSLQKKLRTEVIQLEDTLAQVRKEYEMLRIEFEQNLAANEQAGPINREMRHLISSLQNHNLQLKGDVQRYKRKLRETQMEINKLRCQSGDTGVLILEETTSDSIDVKKEEDEDQEEEEERRKELERQRAREREREREAERERERERERERQRSDELKRKDSDTLKMLRVELKKAQESQKEMKLLLDMYKSAPKEQRDKVQLMAAERKSKAEVEDLRIRVRELEERERKESKKLADEDALRKIRVAEETIEHLQKKLAATKQEEEALLSEMDVTGQAFEDMQEQNSRLLQQLREKDDANFKLMSERIKSNQIYKLLKEEKEELADQVLTFKTQVDAQLLVVQKLEEKEGVLQSTLAALEKELAVRTQALELNKRKAVEAAQLAEDLKVQLEHTQAKLKEIQVSVAENRTARERESSNLKRAQEELSRLRRKLEKQKKVEVYSDADEILQEEINQYKAKLRCPCCNTRDKETVLTKCFHVFCYECLKMRYDTRQRKCPKCNCAFGANDFHRIYIT, encoded by the exons atgtcaggtGCTGGGGGAGGAAAGCGTCCCTCGGGAGGGGACAGCCCCCCTGGCCCACCTGAGAAGAAATCCAAGAAAGAGGAGAAGACCACCACCACACTTATTGAACCAATACGTATAGCCGGAGTATCGTCCACG GAGGAAATGGACATGAAGGTTCTCCagtttaagaataaaaaattgtGTGAGCGCTTGGAGCAGCGACAAGCCATGGAGGATGAGTTACGAGAGAAAATTGAAAAGCTTGAGAAGAGACAAGCCACTGATGACACCACACTTCTGATTGTCAATCGCTATTGGTCACAG TTGGAAGAGAGTGTGCATGTTCTGCGCAAACATATTGAGCCAGAAGCACCAATAACATCAGCCCCTGCCCCACCCTCGGCACCGCTCCCGGACATCGCACCAGTGGTGGATGATGGTGTCAGTCTGGCTTTACCAGCCTCTGCTGTGCCTCCACCTCCTCTGCCAGAGGCTCAGAGTGAGGCTGAGCAgacagaacagcagcagcacgAGGATCACCAGGAAGAGCAACAGGAAGAGGCACAGCAAcagccacctcctcctcctggtggATCAGAGGAGTTAATGACACCTACAGAACCAACAAAAGATCCAAAAACTG ATGGATcaccgcctcctcctcctctaagTGAAAATGTCAAGGGTTTCTTGGCCACACTGGAGCAAAGTAGCGAGGAGGAGCTATCCTTGCACCTCCAGGACCGCATGCAGTTTAGCAAAGAAGCCATTGCCCACTTGGTCCGTGTCTTTGACAAGCTGCACAGGCGTATTGACGACATGTGTAGAATTGTTCAGACTGCAG CATGTGAGGATGGTGGTCAGTCTGATATCAATCAGAACCACATCCTTCTGGACGAGAACATACGACTGCGAGACCTCGCCATGCACTTGCAGGGACGACACCACAAAATGTCCATGGAG tACAACGAGTTGGTGGACAAGGTGACCAGTGCAGAGACAAAGGTGTCTGAGATGGAGACAACGGTGGAGGACCTTCAGTGGGACATAGAGAAACTCCGCAATAGGGAACAGAAGCTCAACAAACATCTAGCAGAGGCCATGGAGCAG CTAAAATCTGGATACAGCAGCACTGGAAGCTCAGGTGGGCTAGCTGGAGGCCAGATAACACTGAACATCCAGAAG TTCGAAAGTCTCAATGCAGAATTGGAGCACAACCAGGAGTTGGCCAATAGTCGCATGGCAGAGCTGGAAAAACTGCAGGTGGAGCTTCAGGAGGCTGTGAGGGAAAGTGAGAAGCTTAAG ATGGACTTGCGCAATATTCCAGAAGAGGTTGTGAAGGAAACCTTAGAGTACAAATGTCTGCAGTCACAATTCTCCCTGCTGTACAACGAATCTCTTGGAGTAAAAACTCAGCTGGATGAGGCTCGAGCTCTGCTGCTCACTGCAAAAAACGCCCATCTCCGCCAGATTGAGCACATGGAG AGTGATGAGCTATCCCTTCAGAAGAAGCTACGAACTGAGGTCATTCAGCTGGAGGATACTTTGGCCCAGGTGCGCAAAGAGTATGAGATGCTGCGTATCGAGTTTGAGCAAAACCTGGCAGCTAACGAACAAGCAG GACCAATCAACAGGGAGATGCGACACTTAATCAGCAGCCTTCAAAACCACAACCTTCAGCTGAAAGGTGATGTTCAACGCTACAAGAGGAAGTTGCGGGAAACCCAGATGGAGATCAATAAG CTACGTTGTCAGAGTGGAGACACTGGAGTTTTGATTCTAGAAGAGACGACGAGTGACAGCATCGATGTgaagaaagaggaggatgaagaccaggaggaagaagaggagaggaggaaggaacTGGAGAGACAGCGGGCACGGGAGAGGGAAAGGGAGAGGGAGGccgagagagagcgagagagggAGCGCGAGAGGGAGAGGCAGCGCAGCGATGAGCTGAAGAGGAAGGACTCTGATACGTTAAAGATGCTCAGAGTAGAACTCAA AAAAGCCCAGGAGTCCCAGAAAGAGATGAAGCTCCTGCTGGATATGTATAAATCGGCTCCAAAGGAGCAAAGAGATAAAGTGCAACTTATGGCTGCTGAACGCAAATCTAAAGCAgag GTGGAAGACTTAAGGATTCGAGTGCGAGAGCtggaggagagggagaggaaggagagcAAGAAGCTGGCCGATGAAGATGCCCTCAGAAAGATACGTGTGGCAGAAGAGACCATTGAGCATCTACAGAAGAAACTCGCTGCCACAAAGCAG gaggaggaagccCTGCTGAGTGAGATGGACGTAACAGGACAGGCCTTTGAAGATATGCAGGAGCAAAACAGCCGGCTGTTGCAGCAGCTGCGGGAGAAGGATGATGCCAATTTCAAGCTGATGAGTGAGCGAATCAAATCTAACCAGATCTACAAGCTGTtgaaggaggaaaaggaggagctGGCTGATCAAGTTCTTACATTTAAAACCCAG GTGGATGCCCAGCTGCTGGTTGTCCAAAAGCTTGAAGAAAAAGAGGGAGTCCTTCAGAGCACACTGGCTGCTCTGGAGAAAGAACTGGCTGTCAGAACACAAGCACTAGAGCTCAACAAGAGGAAG GCGGTGGAGGCTGCACAGCTGGCAGAGGACCTGAAGGTGCAGCTGGAGCACACACAGGCCAAGCTGAAGGAGATCCAGGTCTCCGTGGCTGAGAACCGCACCGCCCGGGAGAGGGAGAGCAGCAATCTTAAACGAGCACAG GAGGAGCTGTCCAGGCTGAGGCGGAAGCTGGAGAAACAGAAGAAGGTGGAGGTGTATTCAGATGCAGATGAGATCCTACAGGAAGAAATCAATCAATACAAG GCCAAGCTGCGTTgcccctgctgcaacacacgaGACAAGGAGACTGTTCTCACCAAGTGTTTCCACGTTTTCTGCTACGAATGTCTGAAGATGCGTTACGACACCCGACAAAGGAAGTGCCCCAAGTGCAACTGTGCCTTTGGAGCCAACGACTTTCACCGCATCTACATCACCTAA